A genome region from Panicum virgatum strain AP13 chromosome 4K, P.virgatum_v5, whole genome shotgun sequence includes the following:
- the LOC120703002 gene encoding alpha-mannosidase 2-like translates to MPFFSGGGGGRSGALLPTTSKPKAHHHLRSKSSLSAPASSRRRGGAHPASSPYSRRALCLAAAAFAALFVLAFLRLGFPSSSRPAARAPHARPRARLTRRPAFRLRDSAAAEAAAAAVAARIGREAPVDITTRDLYDRIQFLDADGGAWKQGWEVKYRGDEWDGEKLKVFVAPHSHNDPGWIRTVEEYYDRQSRHILDTIVESLSKDSRRKFIWEEMSYLERWWRDAPRKKQEAFAKLVRDGQLEIVSGGWVMNDEANSHYFAIIEQMMEGNMWLNDTIGVVPKNSWSIDPFGYSSTMAYLLRRMGFHNMLIQRTHYELKKELAMKKNLEYLWRQNWDIEETTDIFVHMMPFYSYDIPHTCGPEPAICCQFDFARMRGFSYESCPWRFDPVETDADNVQERATKLLDQYKKKSTLYRTNTLLIPLGDDFRYVSVDEAEVQFRNYEKLFDYINSNPHLNAEVKFGTLEDYFSTLRDEAEKINYSRPGELGSAELQGFPTLSGDFFTYADRNQDYWSGYYVSRPFFKAVDRVLEQMLRASEILGSFVLGYCQKFQCAKLPISFSHKLTAARRNLALFQHHDGVTGTAKDHVVVDYGTRMHTSLQDLQLFMSRAVEVLLGDFHDRSDPTLLSHFETVQERSKYDVQPVHRVLDPHEGKAQSIVFFNPLEQTRDEIVMVVVSTLDVSVLNSNGSCLQSQVSPEWKFVSDEKISTGRHRLYWRASVPALGLETYYVVTGQDCEKAIPAVVKTFTASQQFPCPEPYVCSKLEGKTVEMKNSYYTLSFDVSHGLLQTVTGHKDGEQIVIGEEIGMYRSHGSGAYLFKPIGEAHSIVEEGGHFILTEGPLVQEAHSLPKTEWHKSPLSHSTRIYDCGDSIQDMLIEKEYHVELVGHVFNDKELIVRYKTNIDNQRIFYSDLNGFQMSRRQTYDKIPLQGNYYPMPSLAFLQDSLGTRFSVHSKQSLGAASLKNGWLEIMLDRRLVQDDGRGLGQGVMDNRPMNVIFHLLRESNVSALPKTHSLLTLQPSLLSHRVGAHLNYPMHAFMSKKPHEKSFKLPQQSFTPLTASLPCDVHIVNLKVPQPLRFPHAEAASQRFAILLQRRGWDSSYCKRGGLHCTTVGEEPVNLFYMFKDLSAVNVKATSLNLLHDDPEMLGYLEQIGDVAQEGNVLISPMEIQAYKLDLQLPSLQEE, encoded by the exons ATGCccttcttctccggcggcggtgggggccgcTCCGGCGCGCTCCTCCCCACCACCTCCAAGCCCAAGGCGCACCACCACCTCCGCTCCAAGTCCTCCCTCTCCgcgcccgcctcctcccgccgccgcgggggggcCCACCCCGCCTCCTCCCCCTACTCCCGCCGCGCCCtctgcctcgccgcggccgccttcgCCGCGCTCTTCGTCCTCGCCTTCCTCCGCCTCGgcttcccctcctcctcccgccccgccgcgcgcgcgccccacgcccgcccccgcgcgcgcctcaCCCGCAGGCCGGCCTTCCGCCTCCGCGACTCGGCCGCCGcagaggccgcggcggccgccgtcgccgcgcggaTCGGGCGTGAGGCGCCCGTCGACATCACCACGAGGGACCTCTACGACCGGATCCAGTTCCtcgacgccgacggcggcgcgtggAAGCAGGGGTGGGAGGTCAAGTACCGCGGCGACGAGTGGGACGGGGAGAAGCTCAAGGTCTTCGTCGCGCCGCACTCGCACAACGACCCCGGCTGGATCCGCACCGTCGAGGAGTACTACGACCGTCAGTCGCGCCACATCCTAGACACCATCGTCGAGTCCCTCTCCAAG GATTCGCGAAGGAAGTTCATATGGGAGGAGATGTCGTACTTGGAGAGGTGGTGGCGCGACGCCCCGCGGAAGAAGCAGGAGGCGTTCGCTAAGCTTGTCCGTGACGGGCAGCTTGAGATCGTCAGCGGCGGCTGGGTCATGAATGATGAG GCAAACTCCCACTACTTTGCCATCATAGAACAG ATGATGGAGGGGAACATGTGGCTCAATGATACTATTGGAGTTGTTCCTAAAAATTCTTGGTCAATCGACCCATTTGGTTATTCATCTACAATGGCTTATTTGCTTAGGAGAATGGGTTTCCATAACATGTTAATCCAGAGAACGCACTATGAGCTGAAAAAGGAGCTTGCAATGAAAAAGAATCTTGAATATTTGTGGAGGCAGAACTGGGATATTGAAGAAACAACTGACATCTTTGTTCATATGATGCCCTTCTATTCTTATGATATTCCACATACATGTGGACCTGAACCAGCTATCTGCTGCCAGTTTGATTTTGCTCGAATGCGTGGTTTCAGCTATGAATCCTGCCCATGGAGATTCGATCCTGTTGAGACAGATGCTGACAATGTGCAAGAGAGAGCAACGAAACTTCTAGATCAGTACAAGAAAAAGTCAACCCTGTACAGAACGAATACACTTCTCATTCCTTTGGGTGATGATTTCCGATATGTTAGTGTGGATGAAGCAGAAGTACAATTCCGTAATTACGAGAAGCTTTTTGATTACATAAACTCTAATCCCCATCTTAATGCTGAAGTCAAATTTGGTACCCTGGAGGATTACTTCTCCACACTGAGAGATGAAGCTGAAAAGATAAACTATTCACGCCCAGGTGAATTGGGTTCTGCTGAGTTGCAAGGTTTTCCAACACTTTCAGGAGATTTCTTTACATATGCTGATAGAAATCAGGATTACTGGAGTGGTTACTATGTGTCAAGGCCATTCTTCAAAGCTGTTGACCGTGTACTAGAACAAATGCTCCGTGCCTCAGAGATTCTGGGTTCATTTGTTCTAGGGTACTGTCAGAAGTTTCAGTGTGCTAAACTCCCCATCAGCTTCTCACACAAACTGACAGCAGCAAGGAGGAATTTGGCGCTTTTTCAGCATCATGATGGGGTAACTGGCACAGCTAAGGATCATGTTGTGGTGGACTATGGCACTAGAATGCACACTTCACTGCAAGATCTACAGTTATTTATGTCCAGGGCGGTTGAAGTGCTTTTAGGAGATTTCCATGATAGATCTGACCCTACATTGCTATCGCATTTTGAAACAGTGCAGGAACGTTCAAAGTATGATGTTCAGCCGGTGCATAGGGTTCTTGACCCTCATGAAGGGAAGGCACAATCGATTGTCTTTTTTAACCCATTAGAACAAACAAGGGATGAGATTGTTATGGTTGTTGTAAGTACTCTTGACGTTTCTGTTCTGAATTCAAACGGTTCCTGTTTGCAAAGTCAAGTTTCCCCAGAGTGGAAGTTTGTCAGCGATGAAAAGATATCCACAGGCCGGCACCGTCTTTATTGGAGGGCTTCTGTTCCTGCACTAGGTTTGGAGACCTACTATGTGGTTACTGGGCAGGATTGTGAAAAGGCTATTCCTGCTGTAGTAAAAACATTCACAGCTTCACAGCAATTTCCTTGCCCTGAACCTTATGTTTGTTCAAAGCTGGAAGGCAAAACAGTGGAGATGAAGAACTCTTATTACACTCTTTCTTTTGATGTAAGTCATGGCCTCCTTCAGACAGTAACTGGTCACAAGGATGGGGAACAAATTGTCATAGGTGAAGAAATTGGCATGTACAGAAGCCATGGAAGCGGGGCATACTTGTTCAAACCAATTGGTGAAGCTCATTCAATTGTCGAGGAAGGAGGACATTTCATCCTTACTGAAGGGCCATTGGTTCAAGAAGCCCATTCTCTTCCAAAAACTGAATGGCATAAGTCACCTCTCTCACATAGTACACGCATTTACGATTGTGGGGACTCTATACAGGATATGCTGATCGAGAAGGAATACCATGTTGAGCTTGTCGGCCATGTTTTTAATGATAAGGAACTGATTGTCAGGTACAAGACAAATATTGACAACCAAAGGATCTTCTATTCTGATCTAAATGGCTTTCAGATGAGTAGGAGGCAGACATATGATAAGATTCCTCTACAGGGAAATTATTACCCAATGCCATCACTTGCCTTCTTGCAGGATTCACTTGGTACTCGGTTTTCTGTACACTCCAAGCAGTCATTAGGGGCAGCAAGCTTGAAAAATGGATGGTTAGAGATTATGTTGGATCGTAGGCTGGTTCAGGATGATGGCCGTGGTCTGGGGCAGGGAGTAATGGACAACCGGCCCATGAATGTTATATTCCATCTCCTCAGGGAGTCCAATGTCTCAGCTTTGCCTAAAACCCACAGTTTGCTTACTCTTCAACCATCTCTCCTCTCGCACCGAGTTGGGGCGCATCTGAACTACCCAATGCATGCTTTCATGAGCAAAAAACCTCATGAAAAATCCTTCAAGCTGCCTCAACAGTCATTCACTCCATTAACTGCTTCTTTGCCCTGCGATGTACATATTGTGAACCTAAAGGTCCCTCAGCCCCTAAGATTTCCTCACGCTGAAGCAGCCAGCCAAAGATTTGCCATTCTGTTGCAGAGGAGAGGCTGGGACTCATCATATTGCAAAAGGGGTGGATTGCATTGTACAACAGTTGGGGAAGAACCAGTTAATCTGTTCTACATGTTCAAAGATCTCTCAGCTGTGAATGTGAAGGCGACTTCGCTGAATCTCTTACATGATGACCCTGAAATGCTAGGGTACCTTGAGCAGATTGGTGATGTTGCTCAGGAGGGAAATGTACTTATCTCACCAATGGAGATTCAGGCGTACAAGTTAGACCTACAGCTACCATCATTACAGGAAGAGTAG
- the LOC120705036 gene encoding ureide permease 1-like isoform X2, whose product MYIVENKGGAIALILFAILCGGSFAPAMSFMERRGRLPQHIYLDYSIANFLVAVLIAFTFGQIGPGKVGMPNFFTQLSQDNWPSVLVAMAGGLALSLGNMICQYAWAFVGLSLVNIIVCCMIVDLGTTVNYFLDGRINRAEFLFPGVACFMVAVVLSSILHSSNAKDKKEKLSSLGVDFSANQISRDLEISKDSDAEGSNTAPNLAKPGTAEFLAQIEKRRSIKAAGTSTTRGLAVVLFAGLCFFVFSPAFNLATNDQWHLLKKGVPHLVVYTAFFYFYLSGFVIAVCVNIWLLYRPIASVPASTMEAYLRDWNGRHWALLSSLLCGFCNDFQFMGGQAAVFATADAVMASPLICTIWDIILFGEYRRSSRKTYFLLTSMLTLFVIAIGVLLASAGHRKTA is encoded by the exons ATGTATATTGTTGAAAACAAAGGTGGTGCAATCGCCCTTATTCTTTTTGCTATCCTATGTGGTGGAAGTTTTGCTCCTGCGATGTCATTCATGGAGCGTAGAGGCCGTCTGCCTCAGCACATATATTTGGACTACTCCATTGCCAACTTTCTTGTGGCTGTGTTGATTGCTTTTACATTTGGGCAGATTGGACCGGGCAAGGTTGGTATGCCGAATTTCTTCACTCAGCTAAGCCAG GATAACTGGCCTTCGGTCCTAGTTGCTATGGCTGGTGGGCTTGCTCTCAGCCTTGGGAATATGATCTGTCAATATGCATGGGCATTTGTCGGTCTTTCACTAGTGAACATTATTGTGTGTTGTATGATTGTTGATCTAG GCACAACTGTTAATTATTTCCTAGATGGGCGAATAAATAGAGCCGAGTTTCTTTTCCCTGGTGTAGCTTGCTTCATGGTTGCTGTGGTCCTCAGCTCTATACTCCATTCTTCTAACGCCAAGGATAAGAAGGAAAAACTAAGCAGCTTAGGAGTCGATTTCAGCGCCAACCA AATAAGTAGAGACTTGGAGATCAGCAAGGACAGCGATGCTGAAGGTAGCAAC ACTGCTCCTAATCTGGCAAAACCAGGCACTGCAGAGTTCCTTGCACAGATAGAGAAACGACGATCAATCAAG GCCGCAGGTACCAGCACGACTCGAGGCCTTGCAGTTGTATTATTTGCTGGCTTGTGTTTCTTCGTCTTCTCGCCGGCATTTAACCTTGCCACCAATGACCAGTGGCACTTGTTGAAGAAAGGGGTGCCCCATTTGGTGGTCTACACCGCCTTCTTCTACTTTTATTTGTCAGGTTTTGTGATCGCGGTCTGTGTCAACATCTGGCTTCTATACCGGCCGATAGCCAGTGTGCCAGCTTCAACCATGGAAGCATATCTCAGGGACTGGAATGGGAGGCATTGGGCCCTTCTGTCGAGCCTGCTATGTGGATTTTGCAACGATTTCCAATTCATGGGTGGGCAAGCTGCTGTATTTGCTACAGCTGATGCTGTTATG GCGTCGCCACTCATCTGCACCATTTGGGATATCATCCTTTTTGGTGAGTACCGGAGGTCATCGAGGAAGACATATTTCTTGCTCACCAGCATGCTGACCTTGTTTGTCATCGCTATTGGGGTTCTCTTGGCTTCAGCAGGCCATAGAAAGACTGCTTGA
- the LOC120705036 gene encoding ureide permease 1-like isoform X1, with protein sequence MYIVENKGGAIALILFAILCGGSFAPAMSFMERRGRLPQHIYLDYSIANFLVAVLIAFTFGQIGPGKVGMPNFFTQLSQDNWPSVLVAMAGGLALSLGNMICQYAWAFVGLSLVNIIVCCMIVDLGTTVNYFLDGRINRAEFLFPGVACFMVAVVLSSILHSSNAKDKKEKLSSLGVDFNLEISKDSDAEEEQKNGCCDENTAPNLAKPGTAEFLAQIEKRRSIKAAGTSTTRGLAVVLFAGLCFFVFSPAFNLATNDQWHLLKKGVPHLVVYTAFFYFYLSGFVIAVCVNIWLLYRPIASVPASTMEAYLRDWNGRHWALLSSLLCGFCNDFQFMGGQAAVFATADAVMASPLICTIWDIILFGEYRRSSRKTYFLLTSMLTLFVIAIGVLLASAGHRKTA encoded by the exons ATGTATATTGTTGAAAACAAAGGTGGTGCAATCGCCCTTATTCTTTTTGCTATCCTATGTGGTGGAAGTTTTGCTCCTGCGATGTCATTCATGGAGCGTAGAGGCCGTCTGCCTCAGCACATATATTTGGACTACTCCATTGCCAACTTTCTTGTGGCTGTGTTGATTGCTTTTACATTTGGGCAGATTGGACCGGGCAAGGTTGGTATGCCGAATTTCTTCACTCAGCTAAGCCAG GATAACTGGCCTTCGGTCCTAGTTGCTATGGCTGGTGGGCTTGCTCTCAGCCTTGGGAATATGATCTGTCAATATGCATGGGCATTTGTCGGTCTTTCACTAGTGAACATTATTGTGTGTTGTATGATTGTTGATCTAG GCACAACTGTTAATTATTTCCTAGATGGGCGAATAAATAGAGCCGAGTTTCTTTTCCCTGGTGTAGCTTGCTTCATGGTTGCTGTGGTCCTCAGCTCTATACTCCATTCTTCTAACGCCAAGGATAAGAAGGAAAAACTAAGCAGCTTAGGAGTCGATTTCA ACTTGGAGATCAGCAAGGACAGCGATGCTGAAG AAGAACAGAAAAACGGCTGTTGTGATGAGAACACTGCTCCTAATCTGGCAAAACCAGGCACTGCAGAGTTCCTTGCACAGATAGAGAAACGACGATCAATCAAG GCCGCAGGTACCAGCACGACTCGAGGCCTTGCAGTTGTATTATTTGCTGGCTTGTGTTTCTTCGTCTTCTCGCCGGCATTTAACCTTGCCACCAATGACCAGTGGCACTTGTTGAAGAAAGGGGTGCCCCATTTGGTGGTCTACACCGCCTTCTTCTACTTTTATTTGTCAGGTTTTGTGATCGCGGTCTGTGTCAACATCTGGCTTCTATACCGGCCGATAGCCAGTGTGCCAGCTTCAACCATGGAAGCATATCTCAGGGACTGGAATGGGAGGCATTGGGCCCTTCTGTCGAGCCTGCTATGTGGATTTTGCAACGATTTCCAATTCATGGGTGGGCAAGCTGCTGTATTTGCTACAGCTGATGCTGTTATG GCGTCGCCACTCATCTGCACCATTTGGGATATCATCCTTTTTGGTGAGTACCGGAGGTCATCGAGGAAGACATATTTCTTGCTCACCAGCATGCTGACCTTGTTTGTCATCGCTATTGGGGTTCTCTTGGCTTCAGCAGGCCATAGAAAGACTGCTTGA